From the genome of Platichthys flesus chromosome 10, fPlaFle2.1, whole genome shotgun sequence:
TATTCAAAGTAGTGATACATGTAAACATCCATAAAGTGTAAGTTTAGAGAGGAAAGTAAAAAGCATCACAGTTATTTGAAATCcacatgtatgtgtttgtgatggtgTGAAAGGTTGTGGGTTCTCGGCTCAGGTTGAAGTGTTTGTGGTTCTATctgcacatttaaataatatatctGTATTGATCACCTGTTATTTCTTGAACCCCATCCTTTAGGTGCATTTTACCCAGAGAGTGAATCAGGCATCATGCCATGTTTCCACCGAAATCTAATAATCTCAAAAATATCTGGGGTCTGGATTATTCTGACCTTTACATCCTGCTTTTGAACAGTTAAAGGAGCTGTCAGAAGGTTTTAGTTCAACCCCAAAATGAATCTACTCagcactatgctgatggaggtggtgggtgaagtgtttgagtccgcaaaacacttctggagttccaggggtaaacagcgtctCAGCCAAATCCAATGCAATGGAAGTAACTTCTTCTTTAACTATTGCTTTAAGGAGGTTAAGATCATGTACTGTTAAATGAAGGTCCCTCTGtagagttgcattgtgggtcttggataatgttttgttgttgttttttcaggtGTTGGAGAAATACCCGAACACGCCCATGAGCCATAAAGAGATCCTGCAGGTGATCCAGAGAGAAAGACTTAAAGAAATAAGgtaaatatcccccccccccccccaacacagtGAATGTCCTTCTGTTGACACTTtaatgagcgagagagagagcgagagctaCAGTGTTCTCCCTCCGCCATTGATTGATCACATGCTTTATTTTCTCCCGATCACGTAGTCTGGATTATTTCAAAATAGAGTTAATAattgtttcatttctttttgtttcattgtctCTGTTCTCATCCAGAAGGTAAGAAAAAggctagcccccccccccccccccccccacacacacacacctcaacccCACTTACCTTAACCAAACTCACTGCAATGCCACTTTGTTTGGTTTGACCTTTTGCAtgttattaacaataacatgtcCTAGATTCAGTTGCATAAAGACGCAGTGTTACACATACATGTATTAATTTAACATGGATGTCCCAGAGCCACCTGTTGCATAAAAACATCTTCTTTATTTTCCCCAcatttttccattattttaaaatatttgtgaCAAAACTAAACATGACATCTGATGACAGTGGTttaggtttatatatatatatataccaataTATAGTAATGATCCTTTAGATAATCCaaaagaatataaaacatataatgtAAATTAATTAGACAAACAATCAAGCAGACATATCTGATCTCTTGCATGGCTGAGTTGATGTTTGACTGGACCTCATTTGATTTTTATGCAACAGGAAAGTTCATATCAGACTATTTTAATCTGAGATTATCAATCCTGATTAATGTTGAGATTAGAATCAATTTTATGAAACTGATCCTGCATTAAAACATAAAGCAAATATTCCAATAGCTCCAGTGACGTGAATCTGAACCGAACTCACACATGTCCTCTTGATGCATGACGGCAATTCCTCCCCAGATATCAGTCCAGCCTTTTACCCCTGCTCGCGTCTTTCTCCCCAGCGCGATGATTCGTTGGACAGATGTGTGATTTGCATTTTTCTCCCATGATCCAGTGGAACTTCACCGCTGGCATGTCTGAATGCGATGCTGCACACAAACTCTCGTGGCGAGGAGGGGATTTTCTACAAAGTTCCAGGCAGAATGGGAGTCTACACGTTAAAGGTTCGTCACACTGAGAAGAAGCAGATTTTATTACTCAGCGCTTTTAGTTAAAAAATGCTGCTTACTGTGGAAATATAAACATGACCAGCTAATCAAGATTAGTCAGAAAATCAGCCCTGTGAGATAGGTTTTGACTTTTGAGATGACTGTACACTTGACACAGAGTTTTTCTATTCTTAACCGACTCTGCCTCGCTCTTCATCTGCTTTATCGATCCACCTTAAAACATTATACTGAATGAGCTGAATTATATTTAATGCAGAAGGACATCTCAGACGTGGCGAAGGAGCTGTCTGAGGAGAGCTCCGACGAGAGCAGCGACAACCTTTCAGACTCCAGAAGCTCAGAAAACAACAGCATCTCCCAGGAGGGCAGGAGAGGACGCTGGATGCGCAGAGGTACTGTGCACCGGTTACAGGATCATTACTAACACATTGTACATCAGTGCTTCAGTTAAAGTAATTTTACTTTGGCACAGTGACTTGACCATCTCTTAGACCTGATACCTGTTGGCATAGTCTGGAAAAAGCTTGATAACATTTTCAGCAAATACTTCTTgcagattttaaaatgaaatatagtttattgttcaaggaaaaaagaagaggtAAGAAAGATATTTCCTTCTCCATCACCTTGATCGATAATAACATATTAACGAAGGCATAGAGCTCTGTCCGTGGGTATAGTTTTACTGATTGGTTTCCGAGCTGTATCATGGCGGTAAGAGTTGACGCCCCGTCTCAGCAGCTGTTTAAAACTCATCGCGGAAACACAGGAAACCAGCTGAAGCAGCGGTAGACGAGGCAAGTTGAGGGAAAGTGGCTTCACCACTTCAGAAAACATAAATGACACCATCTCATCCACCAATATTTCCCTGGAATATACTCAGAGCATCAAACATGATGATGGCAGAAGGTGGGTTTTGTCTTTAGAGAAACAAGCTGTGTCCGTACTGTTTTCTGTCGGCAGGGAAGCTGCAGGCCGCACACCATCATCGCATTGCAGCAGTCtttctctccgtggagtcaaatcCTAGCTCGGTTGTGAATCGCGCACCCGATTGTTCCTGATTGAGCCTTTTCCTCAAGTGccaattatttttgttttcctcgGGCTGTGCTCTCACCGACTCTCATTATTATTTCTCTGCCACTTGAATATTCGTAAGCGACTgttaaaacaggaaactgtATTTTTTGCAGTATGACCCGTGCCCACTTCCTCATAATGCACACGTTAGGAGCTGCCAAGCAAGTGGGCGGACTCAGATAATGTGGTATTTTTGAACTAATCAATGCAAAGAGCCACAAAGTCAAATGCAGATAGAGCGACATCCAAAGGAAACAAGTGGGACATCTACGGTATGTAGAAGAGATGTTTTAGTGGAGATAGACagcagaggaggcagggttcTTATAACTAATCTTCCTATTCAGATGCTCAGTGCTTTTTCTAGTGATGTGACATTTTAGCAAGGTAATGTAATCTGCCTCTTTGTGCACCGTGTTGGTTTCAGTTTCGTGAACACAAAAACACGATGTGATTGAGTCTGAACACCACCCTCAGGAAGTGTATTTTGTAACATCTGTTTTGtgctctttttattttggtaGTTCCCTCCAAGCTGCAGTCACAGCCGTCGTCTCCTCAGCCTCGATGCTCGTCGCCCTCCGTCCCCTCCAGTAAGCTCATCTCGCCCTCGCAGAAACACAGCAAGAAAGCTCTGAAACAGGTACTGGAATCTGGctcttatttcttttctttttcatgcaTTCAAGTAGTTTCTCACTGGAGTTGACGTTTGTACCTTCTATGTAAGCACACATCTCAAAGGTGTGAGTTCCTGCCACACCCTTCTGCAACACCTAAATACATCCTGACCAAATATACttatgtgtatattttattttgcgGTAATACACCAAGATGCATATTCAGATTCATCTATCTCtgcatatttatattcacatatCTCAAGTTTTTTGGAGTCACATTTTTGATAAAGTCAACTTTTTCTTCCAAGTCCCTGTTGCAGACTATTTAAAACCATGAGGTGTTTGTGAGAGTTGCCTACAGCAGGTTTTTACAGTATTATGTTCTCATAATCCACCCATTCAACACCTTTCTGTCAGCTGctttgtgtattgtgtgttcCATTTAATTTGATACCAATTGGTTGCACAGCTTGTAATTCACTCCATCTGTGCTGGTGTGGATGTTCTGCTCTGTAAGAacaatgtttattcatttatgggATGTAGGCAACACTAGAAGGCGAATGACTGTTTGTCTGAAATATCAGTGTTTGAGAGATCTGGTGTAAAACGCCCTCCAGGGACTTCCTACACGTTTCAAACTGACTTTTTCTCTTCACCCTTTTGACATTGTGCTTCTGAGGTGATCTGACGTCTTGACAGATTTACGAGGAGATGGTTTATGCTTTTGTTATGCATCCTGGGTTTCACTCTTATTTAGCTCTTATTCAGCCAGACAAGCGGCTGCAGTACGGTAgttgcagagaaacagagggttacacacattcacactctttTTCTCACCCTGCTGCCCGTTCCCCTCATTGTTCCTCATTGTTCAGGccttgaagcagcagcagcagagaaaccagCGCAGACAGGTGGGCATGCCAACCACCTCCAGTCCCAGACTGCTCCTGAAAACCATCAAAGACATGACTGACAACATAACTACAAAGGCTGGTAGGTGGTAACTGTTATACTGTCAAACGGACTATGAGGAACAGAGGTGTCCTTTTCCTTCAAGTGTTCATTGTAGGATGTTTCACACGGTTTCGAAGGTGAATGACTGATGCAGTCCCTGTTTTTTGGTCTTAAACAATTGCCTGAGACACATATCTCAGTCCTGCAGATTCTCAcagcttttcctcctcttcgtctttcCCAGCAGACTTAGGTCATCCGGTCGTACCCAGGAAGGTTCCACAGAGGGCAGGACGCATCAGTGCAGGTCAGTCTGACATCTGCCTTAAGTCAGTCCAGGGGTTTGGACATCATAAGGGAAAGAGCTGGGTGATGTCGACAAATACCGAAAAGATAGAAACTAATTATGAAGTGTGCTGTCAAGGCCTGGTAAAGCATATTCCTCTTTGCCGTAGACGTCTATTGATGTCATCACAAACCACATTGTCACATTCATGTTCTTAAGTAAATCAGACACTAGTTTATTTTGAGTTGATCCCACATTTAATGACCAAATGTGGATTAATCCACTGAAAATAGACAACAACAAATGGACTGTTTCTTATGTTTGAGTAGCATTTAATTAAACCTACAGTGCCTGGCTGTTTGTGGGGCTTATTGATATAAAGCTGCACATTTATAATCTGTTTTTAACAAATTGCAGCTTTAATCTAATGTTCTTTGTGCCCTGAACAGAGTTAGTGATTTGTTTAGGGAGAGCAACACTCTTTTCcctatttaaaaactgtttcaaaataagttttctgaaaacttacatgGGCCTGCAGGATGTAGCTCGATTGGATTAAATGCTTTCTCTTTAGACGTCAGGAACAAGACACATTAAACAACAATTTATGCGACACATTTTTGCCAAGTTAAGCTGAAAGATTGAGCCTTGGCTAATATATCTGTGTTGTCTTGTCTTGCAGGACAGATCAAACGTACCAAGTGTACCATCGACGTGGAGACTCCAGACTCGATCCTGGTGAACACCAACCTGCGGGCGATCATCAACAAGCACACcttctctgtcctgtcctccgACTGCCAGCAGAGGCTGCTCAAACTTCTGCCTGAAGTTGACCGGCAGGTGGCTCTCAACCTTTAACACTTCTCTTaaatgatcatttttatatatcgAACTATCTCATTGTAGTTTAGAAACTGGACTTGTGGTCAATTTTACACGGTTGTGTTTGTATCGATGTGCTGACACAGAGATGTAGAATGTGTCATAACATTGTGCTTCCTCTCCTCAGGCTTGTATGGACGGACTTCTCAAGGTCACGAGTTCTGCACTAAACAACGAGTTCTTCACATCAGCGGCTCAGTCTTGGAAAGAGAGACTGTCTGAGGGTAAGTGTGAATTTCTTTCAACTTAAATTACAGAGAATTAATAGAATTTATAGAAATCTTAAAAactatttttctaaatgttttctttacagGCGAATTCACGCCGGAGTTGCAGCTACGAATGCGTCAAGAAGtcgagaaggaaaagaaagtcGAGCTCTGGAAGGAGGCTTTCTTTGAAAACTATTACGGTGAAAGGTAGGTTCTCCTGGAGTCATTTAAATTTGGATCCTTTCTTGATTTAATTTTCTTGATTTTCCAGAAAacaaaagagatttttttttttttcaaatacattatTCATAAGATATTTTCTTTTAGCACTAATTTCAGAAATCCATTGTTACTAAGTAGTAGCTTTAATTCAGAGTTTGATGAGATGTAGGATctaaccccccaccccactcaGCTCCTCCACTTTACAGGATTAGAATCTTACCTGGTAGGATTTCTTCTGGTAAACATACTTGAATATATCAAGGTGTAAATAGAAGCAGTTATAAGTTtacttttaataaaaatgtacagATACCATAATGTTTAATCTCCCAAACAAAACTGCAGATGGAAATATAGTTCTTAGTTTATTGTTACTGACAcatcacaaacaaatgtttgttttgttttgctaatattttctttaaaatcagtggtaaataaataaataacatttgacCTTTGTCTGTCTTCCgactctcctctctgttcagTTCTGGGCTCAGCTATGAAGAATCCAAAGAGCTGACGAAGGCTGATCAGAATCAGGCGACTGCCAGGACCCAGGCCCCCCCCCATCAGACAAGACTGGCCACTCAGGCATCAGAGGAAGCCAAGGGCAGAAAGGAGAGCAGCCAGACCGATGCTGCTGCTAGAGACGTGAAGACAACACGGGCATCGTCGCTGGAGCCTCCGAAAGCAACGCCTGCTGCGAAGGAACCAGTGGCCGCCATAGAGCCCATGAAGACACGGCGCTCCCAGTATGCGGAGGAGCGGAGGTTGAGCGCAACGGCACAGACGGAGCCCACACCTGCAGTGAGAACACCTGCAGCAGAGAGTCGGACTGAGAAGAGAGCGGTGGCTGCGCTGCCTGAGAAGGAGcctaaagaggaagtgaaggaggagaaacccAATCTGCCCCCGTCACCTGTGAAGAAGAGCCCTCCCCCCCCAAAGGGCAGTTCAGAGATAAAGAAGGATCCACCGGTGGATCAACCGGTGGCTGTGGTTAAACCTGCTGAGAGCGAAGAGGTTCTCCCGGAGCCCGGTGGCCCCGCGGAGCCtctgaaaagaaaatctgtcagTGAGACGGAGGCTGAGCTGACACCAGAGAAAAGACCACGGATGTCCTCAGTTTCCTCCGTGTCTTCGgtctcctccgcctccccgcCAGCTTCGTCCATATCCAGCCCTGCGACACCGACGGCATCGACCAATCCGAGGGTTCCACCACTCAAGGTTAGTCTCGTCTGGAGCAGTtctttcagctgctgtggagaaatgtttattttccatttagTAAATATAAGAATATCTAGAAATGGTTCTCTAACATGTCTTTCTTCTCCCGTTTCAGATCTCAGTGTCAAGAATCCTTTCCGTTCCTGTGTCCCCCAGCCAGGTCTCACCCAGGACCCCAGTTCCCGCCCCGCTCAGCAGCCCGGGCCGCACTGGTGCTCGCACTCTGGCTGACATCAAAGCCAAAGCTCAGCTGGCCCGTGCACAGCGAACAGCGGCTGCCGCGGTGTCGTCCGCGTCCAAGGGAGCGGTGCCAGGCCCGGGGCCAGGAGGAGGCAGTGGTGAGCAGACGCATCCTTCACCCAGGTCCTGCCCAACATCCCCACAGACACCAACCAGGTTACaatccacctcctcccccgGCCATCAGAGCAGTCCTCCTCTTTCTCGACCAGTGGACTCCTTTACTCACATTAGCCCAAACGCGTCTCACACATCTCATTCAAACAAACCTCAAAATACTTCAACACCATCTTTATCTGTGCAACCTAAGGGATCGGAGAACCCAGCTCCTGGTGGATCCTCAACCAGGACCAGCTCCTGTATCCCGGCCAACAACCCACTGGTCACTCAGCTCCTGCAGGGCAAAGAGGTTCCGCTGGAGCAAATCCTCCCGAAGCCACTGTccaaggtggaggtggagatggcCAACTTAC
Proteins encoded in this window:
- the asxl2 gene encoding putative Polycomb group protein ASXL2 isoform X1, translating into MRERPKRKKGRTWAEAAKTVLEKYPNTPMSHKEILQVIQRERLKEISGTSPLACLNAMLHTNSRGEEGIFYKVPGRMGVYTLKKDISDVAKELSEESSDESSDNLSDSRSSENNSISQEGRRGRWMRRVPSKLQSQPSSPQPRCSSPSVPSSKLISPSQKHSKKALKQALKQQQQRNQRRQVGMPTTSSPRLLLKTIKDMTDNITTKAADLGHPVVPRKVPQRAGRISAGQIKRTKCTIDVETPDSILVNTNLRAIINKHTFSVLSSDCQQRLLKLLPEVDRQACMDGLLKVTSSALNNEFFTSAAQSWKERLSEGEFTPELQLRMRQEVEKEKKVELWKEAFFENYYGESSGLSYEESKELTKADQNQATARTQAPPHQTRLATQASEEAKGRKESSQTDAAARDVKTTRASSLEPPKATPAAKEPVAAIEPMKTRRSQYAEERRLSATAQTEPTPAVRTPAAESRTEKRAVAALPEKEPKEEVKEEKPNLPPSPVKKSPPPPKGSSEIKKDPPVDQPVAVVKPAESEEVLPEPGGPAEPLKRKSVSETEAELTPEKRPRMSSVSSVSSVSSASPPASSISSPATPTASTNPRVPPLKISVSRILSVPVSPSQVSPRTPVPAPLSSPGRTGARTLADIKAKAQLARAQRTAAAAVSSASKGAVPGPGPGGGSGEQTHPSPRSCPTSPQTPTRLQSTSSPGHQSSPPLSRPVDSFTHISPNASHTSHSNKPQNTSTPSLSVQPKGSENPAPGGSSTRTSSCIPANNPLVTQLLQGKEVPLEQILPKPLSKVEVEMANLPSGSKGKTSHSAEHRADVHMSHQFNTAARAGVFSEYSRHHRELPDKETQDQILQALMQRKVQQPQPYGVLGPQFKAHPLVHAEDHQARICVGFLGRKRIPRPAMTGHYLLNVSTYGRGPESKRLHQSAIANTSVFGLKRENLEVEPVAKEEEPVRRVFSPVSGIKTEPQGVTSTKSEEAARFPHGSDVKTEPGSEEGAAAADHSSTSETAKDTSPFPQSHRRPLQLCNQGNSEPYLTQLDAGHQQPAAFQTQRTLDHQEPAVASCFGGTISMSVPHTLNRDPAGTCSSASPSEADGRGVHGSVMSFSVTVTTIPAGHPLDHSSQGEPSPEQSFIEGSNLEEVQSKCYCRLKAMIMCKGCGAFCHDDCIGPSNLCVSCLVVR
- the asxl2 gene encoding putative Polycomb group protein ASXL2 isoform X2, producing MRERPKRKKGRTWAEAAKTVLEKYPNTPMSHKEILQVIQRERLKEISGTSPLACLNAMLHTNSRGEEGIFYKVPGRMGVYTLKKDISDVAKELSEESSDESSDNLSDSRSSENNSISQEGRRGRWMRRVPSKLQSQPSSPQPRCSSPSVPSSKLISPSQKHSKKALKQALKQQQQRNQRRQVGMPTTSSPRLLLKTIKDMTDNITTKADLGHPVVPRKVPQRAGRISAGQIKRTKCTIDVETPDSILVNTNLRAIINKHTFSVLSSDCQQRLLKLLPEVDRQACMDGLLKVTSSALNNEFFTSAAQSWKERLSEGEFTPELQLRMRQEVEKEKKVELWKEAFFENYYGESSGLSYEESKELTKADQNQATARTQAPPHQTRLATQASEEAKGRKESSQTDAAARDVKTTRASSLEPPKATPAAKEPVAAIEPMKTRRSQYAEERRLSATAQTEPTPAVRTPAAESRTEKRAVAALPEKEPKEEVKEEKPNLPPSPVKKSPPPPKGSSEIKKDPPVDQPVAVVKPAESEEVLPEPGGPAEPLKRKSVSETEAELTPEKRPRMSSVSSVSSVSSASPPASSISSPATPTASTNPRVPPLKISVSRILSVPVSPSQVSPRTPVPAPLSSPGRTGARTLADIKAKAQLARAQRTAAAAVSSASKGAVPGPGPGGGSGEQTHPSPRSCPTSPQTPTRLQSTSSPGHQSSPPLSRPVDSFTHISPNASHTSHSNKPQNTSTPSLSVQPKGSENPAPGGSSTRTSSCIPANNPLVTQLLQGKEVPLEQILPKPLSKVEVEMANLPSGSKGKTSHSAEHRADVHMSHQFNTAARAGVFSEYSRHHRELPDKETQDQILQALMQRKVQQPQPYGVLGPQFKAHPLVHAEDHQARICVGFLGRKRIPRPAMTGHYLLNVSTYGRGPESKRLHQSAIANTSVFGLKRENLEVEPVAKEEEPVRRVFSPVSGIKTEPQGVTSTKSEEAARFPHGSDVKTEPGSEEGAAAADHSSTSETAKDTSPFPQSHRRPLQLCNQGNSEPYLTQLDAGHQQPAAFQTQRTLDHQEPAVASCFGGTISMSVPHTLNRDPAGTCSSASPSEADGRGVHGSVMSFSVTVTTIPAGHPLDHSSQGEPSPEQSFIEGSNLEEVQSKCYCRLKAMIMCKGCGAFCHDDCIGPSNLCVSCLVVR